In Janthinobacterium sp. 67, a genomic segment contains:
- a CDS encoding tyrosine-type recombinase/integrase: MPLSDLLIRHAVYKGTPSGDKYPDLYGMYLLVTRTGKYWRMNYRHAGKQKTLAFGVYPRVSLAQARRKAEDARKALAEGIDPNGVKRAQKAEQRSAALNTFDKLARQWLLTIQRNGSASTQKKVGNWLEGDVIPYLGKMPLNTIRPRDVLRVVQRVEARGAIDSAHRIKQLCGQVLRFGVAMDLVERDVTADLKGALTPVPRTHYPALTEPGDVAPLLRAIDGYQGHATAVAALKLAPMLFVRPGELRAAEWSEINLDAAEWRIPARKMKMQLEHLVPLPTQAVAILRALQPVTGEGRYVFPGLRSGQRCMSENTINAALRSLGYAKEVMTGHGFRAMARTILDEVLQERVDLIEHQLAHSVIDPNGRAYNRTAHLPARRAMMQRWADYLDALRDGVATPPA, encoded by the coding sequence ATGCCACTGTCCGATCTGCTTATCCGCCATGCCGTCTACAAGGGCACGCCCAGCGGCGACAAGTATCCCGACCTGTACGGCATGTACCTGCTGGTCACCCGTACGGGCAAGTACTGGCGCATGAATTACCGCCATGCAGGCAAGCAAAAAACGCTGGCGTTCGGCGTCTACCCCCGCGTGAGCCTGGCCCAGGCGCGGCGCAAGGCCGAAGACGCGCGCAAGGCGCTGGCCGAAGGAATCGATCCGAACGGCGTCAAGCGCGCGCAGAAGGCCGAGCAGCGCAGCGCCGCCCTGAACACCTTCGACAAGCTGGCGCGCCAGTGGCTGCTCACCATCCAGCGCAACGGCAGCGCCAGTACGCAAAAGAAAGTCGGCAACTGGCTCGAAGGCGACGTCATCCCCTACCTGGGCAAGATGCCGCTCAACACCATCCGCCCGCGCGACGTGCTGCGCGTGGTGCAGCGCGTCGAGGCGCGCGGCGCGATCGATTCGGCGCACCGCATCAAGCAGCTGTGCGGCCAGGTGCTGCGCTTCGGCGTGGCGATGGACCTCGTCGAGCGCGACGTCACGGCGGACCTGAAAGGCGCATTGACGCCGGTGCCAAGAACGCACTACCCGGCACTGACGGAACCGGGCGATGTCGCGCCGCTGCTGCGCGCCATCGACGGCTACCAGGGCCACGCCACGGCGGTGGCGGCGCTGAAACTGGCGCCCATGCTGTTCGTGCGTCCCGGCGAACTGCGCGCCGCCGAATGGAGCGAAATCAATCTCGATGCCGCCGAGTGGCGCATCCCGGCCAGGAAAATGAAAATGCAGCTCGAACACCTGGTGCCGCTGCCGACACAGGCCGTGGCGATCCTGCGCGCGCTGCAGCCAGTCACCGGCGAAGGCCGCTATGTGTTTCCCGGCCTGCGCAGCGGCCAGCGCTGCATGAGCGAAAACACCATAAATGCGGCGCTGCGTTCCCTGGGCTATGCCAAGGAAGTCATGACCGGCCACGGTTTCCGCGCCATGGCCCGCACCATCCTCGACGAAGTGCTGCAAGAGCGCGTGGACCTGATCGAGCACCAGCTGGCGCACAGCGTCATCGACCCGAACGGGCGCGCCTACAACCGCACGGCGCACCTGCCTGCGCGCCGCGCCATGATGCAGCGCTGGGCCGACTATCTCGACGCCCTGCGCGACGGCGTCGCCACGCCTCCAGCCTGA
- a CDS encoding plasmid mobilization protein, whose protein sequence is MHAETTPRKRQGGRPKGDPAAVRGATIGVRVSAAEHAALLERAARMQMRPAQWLRAAALARVLPPPPVAAINREHYVELARLASNLNQLTHLANEGGRVAVNDALLQRLIAETRRLRLALLGVKEQDDDR, encoded by the coding sequence ATGCACGCCGAGACCACGCCACGCAAGCGACAAGGCGGCCGCCCGAAGGGCGACCCGGCCGCCGTGCGCGGCGCCACCATCGGCGTGCGCGTCTCGGCCGCCGAACATGCGGCGCTGCTGGAACGCGCCGCCCGCATGCAGATGCGTCCCGCGCAATGGCTGCGCGCCGCAGCGCTGGCGCGCGTCTTGCCCCCGCCACCCGTCGCCGCCATCAACCGCGAACACTACGTGGAACTGGCCCGCCTGGCGTCCAACCTGAATCAGTTGACCCATCTCGCCAACGAGGGTGGCCGCGTCGCCGTGAACGACGCCCTGCTGCAGCGGCTGATCGCGGAAACGCGCCGCCTGCGACTGGCACTCTTGGGCGTGAAGGAGCAGGACGATGATCGCTAA
- a CDS encoding phage tail protein: MASRWARPTSSLSFADEGNVMANSIASLSFEYRFKLHLIVTDDAGDAGAVMVALAA, from the coding sequence ATGGCATCGCGCTGGGCGCGCCCGACCTCTAGCTTATCTTTTGCCGACGAGGGTAACGTGATGGCTAATAGCATCGCCTCGCTTTCATTCGAATACCGCTTCAAGCTCCATCTGATCGTCACCGATGACGCGGGCGACGCCGGCGCCGTCATGGTGGCCCTGGCCGCTTGA